In the Bacillota bacterium genome, AGGCAGGAGGTCACATGCACCTGGCAGGCATTGCGCTCGCGCACGGCCGGGAGGTTCACGCGGAAGCGATCCTGCGGTGGACCGACTGGCGGCTTGACCCGAGCGTGGCTCTGGGCCTGGCGCTGCTCGCGTGGGCCTACCGCCGGGCAAGCACCCGGTTCGCCGTGGAGAAGAGACGGGCCGCCGCCTTCTGGGCCGGCCTTCTGGCGATCTTCGTCGCCCTGGAATCACCGCTCGACCGGGGTGGGGACCACTTCCTGTTCACGCTGCACATGATCCAGCACTCGCTGCTCATGACGGTGGCAGCGCCGCTTTTGGCCGTAGCGACGCCCCCGGAGGCCATCGTGTGGGCGCGGCGCATTCATCGGGCGGCCGGTGCCGTGATCGGGTGGGTCAGCCGGGGAGTGCCCGGCTTCGCGGTGTACAACCTGGGGCTCGTCCTGTGGCAC is a window encoding:
- a CDS encoding cytochrome c oxidase assembly protein, which encodes MHLAGIALAHGREVHAEAILRWTDWRLDPSVALGLALLAWAYRRASTRFAVEKRRAAAFWAGLLAIFVALESPLDRGGDHFLFTLHMIQHSLLMTVAAPLLAVATPPEAIVWARRIHRAAGAVIGWVSRGVPGFAVYNLGLVLWHLPALYEAALRSEAVHLAQHVSFLLLAYLFWVAILGEPGSMGPPAPVRLALVAGSMVVNWALSFTLALAGRPIYPTYAEAPRLWGLDPEADLALGAGLMWEMGNMAYGVAAVLLLRRYLKRDVARLGAGETVEGPQAAE